A portion of the Candidatus Pristimantibacillus lignocellulolyticus genome contains these proteins:
- a CDS encoding ABC transporter substrate-binding protein gives MSKSAIGKGMLVLMLLLVSVFTAACGNNAKNGNTSNNNGKTVNQQEETPANTSKEKVTLKMAMWDSNNDFIDFLTDKVTEFNQVNPNVTVELESFKGDGDYLQAMKVRASADSLPDIYELKPNWLNDFKENLTPINDLAVTKQNQYAATYAIDGNIYALPSVSFPELVYYNKSIFEELNLEVPTTWPQFIEVLQAIKANDKYIPYAMGGKDAWPNYPFNEFLPHSISGDENYLSSTATEDEPFGEGTVFYQGYSQIADLYNADVMGPDPLGTSWDQATDLFVSKQAAVIASGLWFMPTYSSKVGNTDDLGAFPMPYRMTESETLKLMTFTDQFYGINSNTKHPEEAKAFMEWFYSPEVYQTYIDTAQLNSAFEGVEANVPWLQQFYESNPIEPFVYIPGDAEYTRISNAIQLDVKALGQDMMAGKKVSDIATELNGKWKKAKNG, from the coding sequence ATGAGTAAATCAGCAATTGGTAAAGGAATGCTGGTATTGATGCTTCTTTTAGTATCTGTATTTACAGCTGCATGTGGTAATAACGCAAAGAATGGAAATACGAGTAATAACAATGGGAAAACAGTAAATCAACAGGAAGAAACTCCAGCTAACACATCCAAAGAGAAAGTAACTTTGAAAATGGCAATGTGGGACTCCAATAACGATTTTATTGATTTTCTAACGGATAAAGTTACGGAATTCAACCAAGTAAACCCAAATGTAACTGTAGAGCTAGAATCATTTAAAGGTGATGGTGACTACCTACAAGCAATGAAAGTACGTGCTTCGGCAGATTCTCTACCGGATATCTATGAGTTAAAACCAAACTGGTTGAATGATTTCAAAGAAAATCTAACTCCAATTAATGATTTAGCTGTTACAAAACAGAATCAATATGCGGCTACTTATGCTATTGATGGCAACATCTATGCATTACCTTCAGTTTCATTCCCTGAATTAGTATATTACAACAAAAGTATTTTTGAAGAGTTAAACTTAGAAGTTCCAACGACTTGGCCACAATTTATTGAAGTTCTTCAAGCAATTAAAGCTAATGATAAATACATCCCTTACGCAATGGGAGGGAAAGATGCATGGCCGAACTATCCATTTAATGAATTCCTACCGCATAGTATTTCAGGAGATGAAAACTATTTGAGCAGCACGGCAACTGAAGATGAGCCATTTGGAGAAGGTACAGTATTCTATCAAGGTTATTCTCAAATCGCAGATCTATATAATGCTGATGTTATGGGTCCAGACCCACTTGGCACAAGTTGGGATCAAGCAACAGATTTGTTCGTTTCTAAGCAAGCAGCAGTTATTGCCTCAGGATTATGGTTTATGCCAACGTATTCTTCTAAAGTTGGAAATACAGATGATCTAGGTGCATTTCCAATGCCATACCGTATGACAGAATCTGAAACGTTGAAACTAATGACATTCACAGATCAATTCTACGGTATTAATTCAAATACGAAACATCCAGAAGAAGCAAAAGCATTTATGGAATGGTTCTATTCCCCAGAGGTATATCAGACGTATATTGATACAGCACAATTAAACTCTGCTTTCGAAGGAGTAGAAGCCAACGTGCCGTGGTTACAACAATTCTATGAAAGTAATCCGATTGAACCATTTGTCTATATTCCTGGTGATGCAGAATATACGCGTATCTCTAATGCTATTCAATTAGATGTGAAAGCACTTGGTCAAGATATGATGGCAGGCAAAAAAGTTTCTGATATTGCAACGGAATTGAATGGAAAATGGAAAAAAGCTAAAAACGGTTAG
- a CDS encoding sugar ABC transporter permease translates to MSYTIQKKIVIFTFLLIPISLLLLFLIYPTIRLFQFSLTDWNGMSKSFNYVGFDNFVQAFQTPEVWKALSNNLLYFIVHVIFIPLEIMIAVYLNQKLRASNFFRTIVFMPYIINGVAVAYIFTYLYNPLNGPLNELLSVVGLESLTQKWLSDTDVVNYSLIAVSLWRFSGFHVILFLAGLQSIPNDLYEAATVDGAGALHKFRHISVPGIILVIDLVLFLNIRGALQVFDIPFLMTQGGPGTASTTFTVYTLETAFKFNNYGLASALAIILMVIIIAMSIVQKQLIKVKGD, encoded by the coding sequence ATGAGCTACACAATACAGAAGAAAATCGTAATCTTTACGTTCTTACTTATTCCTATATCATTGCTTTTATTATTTTTAATCTACCCAACGATTCGATTGTTCCAATTCAGCTTAACGGATTGGAATGGTATGAGTAAAAGTTTTAATTATGTAGGATTTGATAATTTCGTTCAAGCGTTTCAAACTCCTGAAGTATGGAAAGCACTGTCAAATAACTTATTATACTTTATTGTTCATGTTATTTTCATTCCGCTAGAGATCATGATCGCAGTGTACTTGAATCAGAAGCTTCGAGCAAGCAACTTTTTCCGCACGATCGTGTTTATGCCATATATTATTAACGGAGTAGCGGTAGCTTATATTTTTACATACTTATATAATCCGCTAAATGGTCCACTTAATGAACTACTATCCGTTGTTGGCTTGGAATCATTAACTCAAAAATGGTTAAGTGATACCGATGTTGTTAACTACTCATTGATCGCAGTTTCCCTTTGGCGATTTAGTGGTTTTCACGTCATATTATTTCTTGCTGGATTGCAATCCATTCCTAATGATCTATATGAAGCAGCTACTGTAGATGGTGCGGGTGCTCTACATAAATTCCGACATATTTCAGTGCCAGGAATCATTCTTGTTATTGACCTTGTATTATTCCTCAATATTAGAGGAGCACTGCAAGTATTTGATATTCCTTTCTTGATGACGCAAGGTGGACCAGGTACTGCAAGTACAACATTTACGGTCTACACTTTGGAGACTGCATTTAAGTTTAACAATTATGGACTAGCTTCAGCTCTAGCAATTATATTAATGGTCATCATTATTGCGATGAGTATTGTACAGAAACAATTAATTAAGGTAAAGGGGGACTAG
- a CDS encoding carbohydrate ABC transporter permease: MTLRVRFNFSRILLYLLFLVITAIVLFPVAINVFTAFKTPMEVMTSSPLSLPDEWQLSNIVTAFDKGNMSVGFKNTIILVVISVVVNTVLGSMTAYVLHRFDFKLRSAIFALFFAAMVVPFYTTEVSRFQIIKSLDLYDTLGAPLLIYAGTDLLQIFIFLQFIQKISTQLDESAMIDGASYFKIYFRIIFPLLLPASATLAIIKAVDIMNDMYIPYLYMPSKDLHTLSTALMTFVSSRGSDWGQLAAAILIVMLPTIIIYLSMQKVIMSGIAEGAVKG; this comes from the coding sequence ATGACGCTAAGAGTACGCTTCAACTTCTCCCGCATATTACTTTATCTCTTATTTCTTGTAATAACAGCAATTGTACTTTTCCCTGTAGCAATAAACGTATTTACTGCATTCAAAACACCGATGGAAGTTATGACATCATCACCATTGTCTCTACCAGACGAATGGCAACTCTCTAATATAGTAACCGCCTTTGATAAGGGGAATATGTCAGTAGGTTTCAAGAACACGATTATTTTAGTTGTCATAAGTGTTGTAGTGAATACTGTACTTGGATCTATGACTGCTTATGTATTACATAGATTTGATTTCAAATTACGATCTGCTATTTTCGCATTATTTTTTGCTGCTATGGTCGTTCCATTCTATACGACAGAAGTGTCTCGGTTCCAGATCATTAAGAGTCTTGATCTTTATGATACGTTAGGTGCACCATTGCTTATCTATGCAGGTACGGATTTACTTCAAATCTTCATCTTCCTACAATTTATCCAGAAAATATCAACCCAGCTTGATGAAAGTGCAATGATAGATGGGGCTTCATATTTCAAGATATATTTCCGGATCATATTCCCGTTATTGCTTCCTGCATCAGCAACTTTAGCAATAATTAAAGCAGTAGATATTATGAATGATATGTATATTCCTTATTTATATATGCCATCGAAAGACTTGCATACATTATCTACTGCATTGATGACGTTTGTAAGTTCGCGTGGTTCAGATTGGGGGCAATTAGCAGCAGCTATTCTAATCGTTATGTTGCCAACTATTATTATCTACCTGTCTATGCAAAAAGTAATTATGTCTGGTATTGCTGAGGGTGCGGTTAAAGGATAA
- a CDS encoding RICIN domain-containing protein → MKNRTRKGLQMLLIGSLLISLFTVEFSRQDTVSAANTTYYVDCFAGADSNSGTTTSSAWKTLSKVNGTTFSAGDQILLKSGCVWTGQLHPKGSGTTSSPIIIDQYGTGNKPIINGEGTVASTLYFYNQQYWEINNLEITNFGSSVGRRKGVHIVGENAGTLNHIYLKGLKVHNVNGDAKKDDDATGGIVTEVIGRTGIVTKFNDVRIEDSTIYDVGRQGIVTWSSWAIIAGGYGTRDTANFDQAAFTNYVVQNNTLYNIDGDGVVAISTKGANIQYNVAHNVNRWHYTTTINPSVAFWPWNSDNTIIQNNEAYNVRNTVDGQGFDSDYWSNNTIIQYNYSHDNEGGFLLICSPNSTMYNKWSIIRYNISENDGTAGNPIINIMGPGTTGTSIYNNSIYVPAGNASSKVIANANWGGNAGQTWIENNIFYIKNGTSLDDKSDWNYYNNLYYGVSKPSEDTVGIVANPHFVNVGTGGIGRNTVDGYKLLTSSPALSAGKVIVGNGGLDYYGNTVSATVAPNIGAYNGVGIVGELPEEVEPEVVLPVAGFYYKLVNRNSSKPIGVQDGSSSESAQIEQWSDGGWSSQHWLLVDAGGGYFKLQNRQTAKYLSVSGASIANGAAIVQHSSGTGYEQQWSIVKSGTYLQLVNRGSGKVLDISDESTANGADAIQWTDTDGFNQQWQFVKVL, encoded by the coding sequence ATGAAGAACAGAACAAGGAAAGGGTTACAAATGTTGCTTATCGGTTCACTACTTATCAGTTTATTTACAGTTGAATTTTCACGACAGGACACGGTAAGTGCAGCAAACACTACGTATTATGTAGATTGTTTTGCAGGAGCAGACAGCAACTCGGGAACGACAACTTCGTCAGCTTGGAAAACGTTAAGTAAAGTAAACGGAACGACATTTTCAGCAGGAGATCAAATTCTACTTAAGTCGGGTTGTGTTTGGACAGGTCAACTACATCCTAAAGGATCAGGAACAACTTCATCGCCTATAATTATTGATCAATATGGTACAGGAAATAAACCAATCATTAACGGTGAAGGTACTGTTGCAAGTACTTTATATTTCTATAACCAACAATATTGGGAGATTAATAATTTAGAAATCACTAATTTTGGATCTTCTGTAGGTAGAAGAAAAGGCGTTCATATAGTAGGTGAAAATGCTGGTACTCTAAACCATATATATCTAAAAGGATTAAAGGTACACAATGTTAATGGTGATGCCAAAAAGGATGATGATGCTACAGGAGGTATAGTAACTGAAGTAATTGGTAGAACGGGTATTGTAACCAAATTTAATGATGTCAGAATTGAGGATAGTACAATTTATGATGTTGGTCGACAAGGCATTGTAACTTGGAGTAGTTGGGCAATAATTGCTGGTGGATATGGTACAAGAGATACAGCTAACTTTGATCAAGCAGCGTTCACTAACTACGTTGTACAAAACAACACGCTTTACAATATTGATGGCGATGGAGTTGTAGCAATTTCAACGAAGGGAGCAAATATTCAATATAATGTTGCCCACAATGTCAATCGTTGGCATTATACAACTACGATTAATCCATCCGTTGCTTTCTGGCCTTGGAACAGTGATAACACGATTATCCAAAACAACGAGGCTTATAATGTTCGCAATACGGTAGATGGTCAAGGTTTTGATTCGGATTATTGGAGTAACAATACGATTATTCAATATAACTATTCTCATGATAATGAAGGTGGATTTCTTCTAATCTGCTCTCCGAATTCAACAATGTATAATAAATGGTCAATTATTCGATATAACATTAGTGAAAATGATGGTACTGCAGGAAATCCTATTATTAATATAATGGGTCCAGGTACAACAGGAACTAGTATTTATAATAATTCGATTTATGTGCCAGCAGGAAATGCATCAAGCAAAGTCATTGCTAATGCAAATTGGGGCGGAAATGCAGGGCAGACTTGGATTGAAAATAACATTTTTTATATTAAGAATGGTACTTCATTAGATGATAAATCGGATTGGAATTATTACAATAATTTATATTATGGAGTATCCAAACCGTCGGAAGATACAGTGGGAATTGTGGCTAACCCACATTTCGTTAATGTAGGTACTGGTGGGATTGGACGAAATACGGTTGATGGCTACAAATTGTTGACAAGCTCACCTGCTCTTTCGGCAGGAAAAGTTATTGTTGGTAATGGTGGCTTAGACTATTATGGCAATACCGTATCAGCTACTGTTGCTCCGAATATTGGTGCTTACAATGGAGTTGGAATTGTTGGCGAGCTTCCAGAGGAAGTAGAACCAGAGGTCGTGTTACCTGTCGCTGGATTCTACTACAAATTAGTAAACCGCAATAGTAGTAAACCAATTGGAGTTCAAGATGGCTCCTCTTCCGAATCAGCACAAATTGAACAATGGAGCGACGGTGGCTGGAGTAGTCAACATTGGTTATTAGTTGATGCAGGTGGGGGCTACTTCAAATTACAAAATAGACAAACGGCCAAATATCTTTCAGTTTCAGGTGCTTCAATAGCTAATGGTGCGGCTATAGTACAACATTCAAGTGGCACCGGTTATGAACAGCAAT